A single genomic interval of Vibrio maritimus harbors:
- the galM gene encoding galactose-1-epimerase — protein sequence MGIEFSGIAKDGQAPKLVTLSNAAGMEITVMDIGAAWLSCKIPVDNSLREVLLGVSSIEDYERQQVYLGSTVGRYANRIAGGKFSIDGNSYQVDTNQAGNCLHGGRDGFDKRRWILIKQTANSVVFELISEDGDQGYPGRLVTRVTYTLTEDNSVNIDYRASTNKATPVNLTNHAYFNLSGADSGETALEHWLQIDSSHYLPTNEVGIPHEMPELVSETSFDFNRTKRLSSELLVNEQQVQAKGYDHCYLLLSGRDISSRVAALQSPDKKLGMSVSTTMPGMQLYTGNWLAGTPNRNGGTYEDYTGLALETQFYPDSPNRDWRESNTILRPDDEYNHSTRYCFEF from the coding sequence ATGGGAATCGAGTTTAGTGGTATCGCAAAAGATGGCCAGGCACCAAAGTTAGTCACCTTATCCAACGCAGCTGGGATGGAAATAACGGTTATGGACATCGGGGCGGCTTGGCTGAGTTGCAAGATTCCAGTAGACAACAGTCTACGAGAAGTGCTGTTGGGCGTGAGTTCAATAGAGGATTACGAGCGTCAGCAAGTCTACTTGGGCTCGACGGTTGGTCGATATGCTAATCGCATTGCTGGGGGGAAATTTTCGATCGATGGAAATAGCTACCAAGTGGATACCAACCAAGCCGGAAACTGCCTACATGGCGGACGTGACGGGTTCGATAAACGGCGTTGGATCCTCATAAAACAAACAGCAAATAGCGTTGTGTTTGAACTTATCTCTGAAGATGGTGATCAAGGGTATCCGGGTAGACTCGTGACGAGAGTGACTTACACGCTCACCGAAGACAACTCTGTCAACATTGATTACCGGGCCTCAACTAATAAGGCGACCCCAGTTAATCTTACCAATCATGCTTATTTCAATTTATCTGGGGCCGATAGCGGGGAGACGGCGTTAGAACATTGGCTTCAAATCGATTCATCGCATTACCTACCGACTAACGAAGTTGGCATCCCGCACGAAATGCCTGAGCTGGTGAGTGAAACGAGCTTTGATTTTAACCGCACCAAACGATTGTCTTCTGAACTACTAGTTAATGAGCAACAAGTACAAGCGAAAGGTTATGATCACTGCTATTTATTGTTGAGTGGGCGCGATATCTCCTCACGCGTTGCAGCGTTGCAATCTCCAGATAAAAAGCTGGGAATGTCAGTGAGTACGACCATGCCCGGGATGCAGCTTTACACTGGAAATTGGCTTGCGGGTACCCCAAATCGAAATGGTGGAACATATGAAGATTATACGGGTTTGGCACTAGAGACTCAGTTCTATCCAGATTCGCCAAACCGAGATTGGCGCGAATCCAACACCATTCTCAGACCTGATGACGAGTACAATCATAGTACGAGGTATTGCTTCGAGTTCTAA
- a CDS encoding sensor domain-containing diguanylate cyclase — MLIRANFSTLVTSILMLLLGGFPALASGSSAQDTGALALEQHGEQPLTPKRLIVSNSKAWKPYSFLDDANQPAGILIDLWKAYGEANDIVIEFKLVDWQESIDLVKAGQADVHAGLLWSRDRARVLAFGEPLFELDTQLYFHHSLQSFDADEFLLGHHNHKVGVVKGGYEAEYMLNHFPEVGLAYFDNNALMIKAARDNRIRAFVADLQVANYYLHIGPKSGQFIDVKHLYSGDIHYATSQSNVSLMESIIADFKHVGKQDLQRIYGRWMHIETVYPSYLPAIAISGIVIMLLIYLVILKHVVRTKTQELSAENVQLKYLSETDALTGLWNRRYFLDKLKYFRRSNSNLTVMIIDIDNFKIVNDTYGHIKGDVVIKHVSEKIKALTNSSHIVARIGGEEFALAFIDQPVCFSDELAHRICQSVRDIDLDEIDGLPVTVSLGCAIYHCASDFETLYEADKLMYAAKKQGKNQAVVEYIPTQVEPAQALE; from the coding sequence ATGTTGATTCGGGCCAACTTTAGTACGTTGGTGACCTCGATTCTGATGTTGCTTTTGGGGGGATTCCCAGCACTGGCATCCGGATCTTCCGCGCAAGATACCGGTGCTTTGGCGTTGGAACAGCACGGAGAGCAACCGTTGACTCCAAAGCGCCTAATAGTGTCTAACTCGAAAGCGTGGAAACCCTATTCTTTTCTCGACGACGCTAATCAGCCTGCGGGGATTTTGATCGACCTGTGGAAAGCATACGGCGAAGCGAACGATATTGTTATCGAATTCAAACTTGTTGATTGGCAAGAATCCATTGATCTCGTCAAAGCGGGGCAAGCAGACGTCCATGCCGGCTTATTATGGTCGCGTGACCGAGCGAGAGTTTTGGCATTCGGAGAGCCTCTATTCGAATTAGACACTCAGCTTTATTTTCATCACTCATTACAAAGTTTTGATGCTGATGAATTTCTTCTTGGTCACCACAACCACAAGGTCGGGGTAGTTAAGGGTGGTTATGAAGCAGAATATATGCTTAACCACTTTCCCGAAGTTGGGTTAGCTTATTTTGACAATAATGCTCTGATGATAAAAGCGGCGCGAGACAACAGGATTCGAGCCTTTGTCGCCGATCTTCAAGTAGCGAACTACTATTTGCATATTGGCCCTAAAAGCGGTCAGTTTATCGATGTTAAGCACCTATATTCGGGTGATATTCATTACGCTACGTCGCAATCGAATGTAAGCCTAATGGAGTCGATCATTGCCGACTTCAAACATGTCGGAAAACAGGATTTACAGCGGATTTACGGACGATGGATGCATATAGAAACCGTGTACCCCTCCTACTTACCGGCAATCGCCATTTCTGGCATTGTTATCATGCTTCTTATCTACCTAGTAATTCTAAAACATGTAGTGAGAACCAAGACTCAAGAATTGTCCGCTGAAAACGTACAGTTAAAGTACCTATCTGAGACCGACGCTTTGACGGGACTGTGGAATCGTCGCTATTTTCTGGACAAATTGAAGTACTTCCGTAGGTCCAACAGCAATTTAACGGTCATGATTATCGATATCGACAATTTTAAAATTGTGAATGATACCTACGGGCATATTAAAGGGGATGTGGTAATTAAGCATGTGTCCGAGAAAATAAAAGCACTGACTAACTCAAGTCATATCGTTGCTCGTATTGGGGGAGAAGAGTTTGCGTTAGCCTTCATTGATCAGCCCGTTTGCTTCTCGGATGAACTTGCGCACCGTATTTGTCAGTCTGTGAGAGATATCGACCTCGATGAAATAGATGGTTTGCCAGTGACCGTTAGCCTCGGGTGTGCGATCTATCATTGTGCTAGCGACTTTGAAACGCTGTATGAGGCCGATAAACTCATGTATGCTGCTAAAAAACAAGGTAAAAACCAGGCTGTAGTGGAGTACATACCCACTCAAGTTGAACCGGCACAAGCACTAGAATAG